Genomic DNA from Nonomuraea rubra:
GCCTGCTGCAGGCGGCGAACGGGCTGGTCGCGTTCACCGGACGCCGTGACCTGCTGGACGACTTGCGGCGCTGGCGGGATGGGCCGGGCCTTGAGGTGCGGCTGATCCACGGAGCGGGCGGGCAGGGCAAGACGCGCCTGGCCCATGAGGTGGCGCGGGCATGGCGGCAAGACGGGTGGGTGGCGCTGGCGGCCCGGCACCGGCGCGACCGCTCCGTGCCCGAGCCCTTCGTCGTTCCCGATCTGGCGCGGGCCGCCGGGGTGCTGGTGGTCGTGGACTACGCCGAACGGTGGGACACCGCCGACGTGCTGTCGCTGCTGGCCGACACCCGCGTCGGCACGGGGCTGCCGGTA
This window encodes:
- a CDS encoding ATP-binding protein, encoding MRRIHQRATGSGFARIYQAAGDMIIYDGGEPYRLALWPAPAAAPPPEQARARPSGLLQAANGLVAFTGRRDLLDDLRRWRDGPGLEVRLIHGAGGQGKTRLAHEVARAWRQDGWVALAARHRRDRSVPEPFVVPDLARAAGVLVVVDYAERWDTADVLSLLADTRVGTGLPVRVLLLARPAGGTRGSRCSKRPSRSGVSWPPPTPPPTCRPRPGPPHHDHGAAPPCLRG